The following DNA comes from Acidimicrobiia bacterium.
GTGAATGTTCCGCCCACATCGATGGCGGCGTGCATCATGCGCTCCCGGAGTTCAGGCCCGGCTCCCCAACTATCGTGCCAGTGCGCACGACCCCGGAGTTGCCATGCCTGTAAGCGTCAGCCAGACCCCCAATCCCAACGCGTTGAAGTTCACGGTGGGCGCCGACTTTCCGTCTCCCAAGAGTTTCGCCGCCGGGCAGGCGACCGATGACCCGGTGGCGGCGCCGATCATCGCCATCCCCGGAGTGACCAGCGTGTTCATGTCCGCCGACTTCGTGACGGTGAGCAAGTCTCCCGACGCGTACTGGGACGAGATCGCTCCAGCGGTGAGCGAGATCCTCGAAGCGCACTACGGCTGAGCCGAACACCAGAGCGAGGGTAGGGTGGCGTCGCTGCGCTCCGCCCGCAATTCGCAATTCGCAATCCGCTGGTTGCCATCAGCCCTCGATGGACACGGCCATGGGCCAGCGGTTGCCGACTGCGTCGGCGACGGTGATCACCACTCGCCAACCGTCGACGGTTTCGTGGGAGGACACCACCCTCGGTTCCGATCCCCACAGCGAGGCTGCCTCGACGGCTTCGTCCACGACGGCTCGGGGTGCCTCGACGCCCCCCTCGGGCCACGGGTCCGGTTCCGGGCCGGCGGGTAGCCGGGCGGGAGCAGGAAGATCGAGAACGGTGGTGCCCCCTTCCTCCGACACGGCCACCAGCACTTCGACAGCCCGCACCGGCTGGCGGGAGAACCCTCGATCCGGTGGGGCGCCGAGCATCCGGAACGCCACCGCCACCCGATAGGTCCCGTCGCCGGCCTCCTCCACATTGAAAGCCCGAGCCCATTCGACATAGGAGATCCCCTCGCCATCGTCCTGCGGGAACGGCGGCAATGGCCCCGCCGGCAGAGCCGCCCGCACATCGGCCGACCCGTTTGGCTCGAAATCAGAAGTGAAGTAGTCAGTGACAAACCACTCCGCCCGGGCAATAGCCGCCCGTGCGTCGGGGTCGGGAGGGTCGGCCATGAGATCGGCCTCCGAATACAGCGGAAGCTCGGGTATCTCGGGAAGCGAGGTGACGGCGGCCTCTCCGGCCACCACCGTCGTACCGGGCACGACGGTTACGGGAACGCTTGCCGGCGCCCACCACGATCGAGCGACCAGGATCCCGAGAACCATCGATCCGAGAGCCCCCGCCACCAGGTAGAGGCTCCGGCGTCTCCGATCTTCGGGTTCGGCCGCTGCCATCAGGTCGGCCCACGGCACATGCTCCAACTCTTCTCTCTCGGGCATCAGGGCACCTCATATGGAATCGGACCGGCACCGGGCAGTACCGGGATCGGGAGGATCGATGCGCTCCGGCTCCACATCTCACGCTCGAACAGCAGCGCGAGACGCACCGGAGGTGGTGACAGCGCCGCTCGCGCTGGACCCGCGTGCAGCATCAGCATCAGCAGACCGGCAAGGGCGATACGAGCCGTGGGGAAGCCGGCACGCCGCAGAACAACGGCGATAGGCACACGCGGAAGGTATGCGACTCGGGGACGAGGTTCAAGGGGGATGTAAAGCTGGCCACCGCTCCGGCTCCAACCACAGCCAGACCGGCCAACCCAGGTTTGCCCCGTTCCGGCTGGGGCTGTGGCTGGAGCGGGAGCCGCCCCGACTAATCCTTGATCAACTCGAGAAACTCCGCTCTCGAACTTGGGTTCTGGCGGAAACCTCCGCGCATGGCGGAGGTGACCATCGACGAGCCTTGCTTTTGGACGCCTCGCATCAGCATGCAGAAGTGGCTGCCCTCCATCACCACTGCCACGCCATGGGGATGCAGCACGTCCTCGATGGCGTCGGCGATCTGGTTGGTGAGCCGCTCCTGAACCTGCAAGCGGCGTCCGAACAGGTCGATGATGCGGGCGATCTTGCTCAGCCCGATGATCTTCTTGTTCGGCATGTAGGCGACGTGCGCCTTGCCGAAGAAGGGCAACAGGTGGTGTTCGCAGAGCGAGTAGAACTCGACATCCTTCACCAACACCATCTCGTCGGCGTCGCTCTCGAACACGGCGCTGTTGACCACTTCGTCGAGCGTGGTCGAGTAGCCGCTCGTGAGGAAGTCGAGCGCCTTTGCCACCCGAAGCGGAGTTCGTAGCAGACCCTCCCGATGGGAGTCCTCACCGAGCCGCTCGAGGATCGCCTTCACATGCCCTTCGATCTCGGCGTCGTACACCTCGTCGCGGGAGGCCTCCATCTCGAGCTCGGTCGCATACCGGTCGTGGACCAACGGGTTCTTTGTCATAATCGACTCGATTCGCTCTCGCATCGGCCGGGCGATCGCCTCGAGGGTGTCGCCATCGGTCCCATACTCCCAGGAAGGGGCGACATCGGCTGCAGGAACCGCCAGATGGGCGTGCTCGGCGATCGTGGGATCGGGAATCAGCGTCCCCTCGATCTCGCCCGAGAAGCCCTCGAACAGCACCACGTCGAGGTCGATGACCCTGGGCGCGAACGGTTCCCCGGTGCGACGTCGGCCCATCGCGGCCTCGATCGACCGCATGACCCCCCTCAATCCGGCGGGGTCGAGTTCGGTCTCCACCAGAGCGGCCGCGTTGAGGAAGTCGGGCTGACCCTCGGGACCGATTGCGGCGGTCCGATAGATAGGGCTGACCGCCACCACCTCGAATCCGGATTCCCGCTCGAGTCGGTCGAACGCCGCCGGGAGGTTCTGGGCGGCGTCGATGTTGCTGCCAAGCGACACGACCGCTCGGCTCACGCCCCGCCCTCGCGATCACGGGTGATCACCACGCCCACCGACTCGGCGAACCGCAGCGCCCCCGGCTTGTGGACTTCGACCTCCACCTGCTCGATCCGGGAATCGAAGTCGAGGCACAGCGAGGCGATCTCTGCGGCAAGTCGCTCGACCAGCATCGGCTTGCCGGTCTCGACATGTTCGATGATCGCCTTGGTCACCGTCCGGTAATTGATCGCGTCGGCGATGTCATCGCTCGCCGCCGCCGGCCGGGTGTCCACGGAGAGCGTCACGTCGATGATGATGTCCTGAAGGTTCTTTCGCTCCTCCGGATTGATGCCAACGATCCCCCGAACGAGCAACCCCTCGATGACGATGCGGTCCATGGCTTCAATCTACGCGATACGCGATACGCGATACGCGATACGAAGGAACGCGAACCCTGGCCTGGAACGCGCTCTGTCGAATTGCGAATCGCGAATTGCGAATCGCGAATCACGAATTGCGGGCCGAGCGTCCGCGAGGCCTACCTCAGGTGCGCTCCCCCATCCACTCTCAGTATCTCGCCGGTGATGAAGTCGTTGCGGAGGAGGAACAGGACGGCCTCGACCACTGGATCGGTTCCACCGACGTGCTCGACCGGGATCTCGTTGGCCAACTCCTTGAGATACGCCGAGCCCTTGCCGGGCGGGGGAAGAATCGCCCCCAGGGCCACCGCGTTCACCCGGATGCGGGGGGCCAGCGCCTCGGCGGCGCCAACCGTGAAGGTGTCGATACCGCCCTTCGACACTGTGTAGGAGAAGTGATTGCCGTACGGGCGCTGGGTGCGCCAGTCCGTCAGGTTGACCACTGCCCCTTGTCGATCGTCCGGTAGCGCTCGAGCGAACGCCGCGGTCAGGAGAATCGGCGCTCGAAGGTTGACTGCGATCGTGTGATCGAACGTATCCGGCGCGATGTCGAGAATCGTGTCGACAGGAAACCCTGCGGCGCTGTTGATCAGAATCTCGACAGGCGCCAGCTCGGCCGCCCCGGCCATTGCCCGGGCGGCATCGGCCACGAGATCTGCCCTGACCAGCACCACTTGGGCGCCTAATGCTCGGGCTTCCGCCGCGGTGGCCTCGGCTTCACCGGCAGAGGTGTTGTAGTGAAGCACGAGGTTGCAACCCGCTCGAGCGAGTCCGAGGACGATCGCCTTGCCGACCCGCTTCGCCCCGCCGGTGACAAGGGCTGTCTTTCCCTGGAGGTCCATGGCCGGGGAGGGTAATAGCCCGCCTCCGGCGGCCTTCCGCCATCCGCCTTCCGCCTTCCGTAAGAGAGGCCCTGATCCCTACGCCGCATAGTCAAGGTTTCGCCCATCGCCGGGCCGAGCGAAGCGAGGCGTATCGCCGCCCGGCGCGCGCCGGCCCAACTCCAAGACACGACTACCGTTTCGGTCGTGACGAGTGCCGATCCCAGGCATGGCCGTTGGATCCTGCCGCTGATGATTGCGGCGATGGTCGTGCTCACCTACACGTTCGTGAACAACATCGAGCCCGCGGCGAGCCCATCGGGCACGACGCTGGCCGGTGGTTCGACTGTGACCAGCGGTCCCGAGACGTCGACTACAACCCTGCCGCAAGAACTGGCGGCCTTCATGGTCACGGTCGATATTCTCGAGAACCAGGCCATCGAGTACGGAGCAGAGGTCGACCGAATCAACACCGATTGGGACAATCGCGACGCCCAATTTGCCGAGACCCGCACGGCCTTCGTCGATCTCGCTGCCGAGATCGAGGGCTGGGAGACCGATGTCGCCCTGGTGTCCAACATTCCCCCGGTTCTCGCGGCGTCACACGCCGCCCTCCTGGCCGAGGTGTCCGACCTGGCTCCAAAGATGACCGACATCATCGCCGGACTCGACTTTGACGACGACGGGACACTCCGCAGGGCGGCGACCGCAGAATTCCAAGCCGAGATCCAACAGGTTCTCGACGCCATCGAGACGATTCGGGAGACGGCACGCGCCAGCGTGACGCCGACCACCGACGCGGACGCCTAGGGCCGCCCTTCGGACGGCCCGCAATTCGCAATTCGCAATTCGCAATTCGACCGAACAGCCGAACGTTGCGCACGCGATCTCCGTCTCATCCTTGGGCCGAGCGAAGCGAGACCCCTCCGTCGTATCGCGCATCGCGTGTTGCGAATCGCGGGAGGTCGGGTTGGCGGCCGGCTTCGGCCGCTAAACCGACCGACCCCTTAGGATGCGCGGATGCCCCGGCTCCTCGTTGTCATCGCCATCGCCGCGGCAACTCTTGTTCCATCGGGACCATCAGAGGCCTCCAGCACCGGGGTCACCGCGTGGGAACAATGGGTCATCTATGAGATCAATCGGGCCCGCTGGAACCCTGGGCAATACGCCGCGGAGACTGGGATCTCGATCCCCCAACTCGGAGCCCTGCCGCCGCTCGCGCTGAGCCAGCACCTTGACGCCTCGGCGGATTTCAAGGCGATCGAAATGGCGGGAACTCCCTATTTCGCCCACCAACACCCGTTGACCATGGAATGGCCGAACGAACTGGTCCGGAGCCACCTTTTTCCGCTCCCGAGCTTCATTCTCGACAACGCCAACAATGTCGAGGCCATTTGGGGAGGAAGCGGTGGATGGCCCAGCGTCGCCACCTTCCTCGAGTCGCCAAACCATCGCGATGCCCTCTTCGGCGCGTCCGGTCACTGGTGGTGGGAGTCCGTCAATCAGGTCGGGGTCGGTCGGGCCGAGTCGGGCGGGCAACGGCGAGTTGCAGTCCACGTCGCCCGCACCGATCCACTCAAGACCTTCGTGACCGGGGTCGCCTATGCCGATGCGAACGGGAACGGCCGCATGGACCTCAACGAGGGCCTCGCCGGGGTGACGATCACCGTCGGCAACACCACCGCGCTCACCAACGCCGGCGGGGGCTACTCGATCGCGGTACAGCCAGGGACGACGTCGGTGAAGGCATCGGGCCCAGGATTCGCCGGGGCCCCGACCGCCAGCATTCATGTGGACCAATTCAACGTTGGTGTCGACTTCATTTCCGGCGTCCCCACCCCCGAGGTGCGAGCATTTGCCAAGTGCGACGGAGCCCGCCCGACGATCATGGGCACCGCCGCCAGCGAGGCGATCCGTGGCACCTCCGCCGACGACATCATCCATGGCCTCGATGCCAGCGACCGGATCTGGGGATACGCCGGCGACGACACGATCTGCGGTGGGAAGGGCAAGGACCGCCTCCGCGGAGGCTCAGGCAATGACGACCTGTTCGGCGGCAACGGCAAGGACCAACTCTTCGGCGGACTAGGCACCAATCACCTGGACGGCGGAAACGGCACCAAGGACAAGTGCCTCCAAGGCAACAAGGTCCGCTGCGAGGTGTAGGCGCCCGGCAGGCGGCCGCAATTCGCAATTCGCGATACGCAATTCGACAGAAACGCCGGACCTCCGAAACGCCCCCATCGCTCTTTCGTGGCGAGCGAAGCGAGACCTTCCGGCGTATCGCGAATTGCGAATTGCGGGAGGTGGGGGGGGGGGGGGGGGGGGGGGGGGGGGGGNNNNNNNNNNCCCCCCCCCCCCCCCCCCCCCCCCCCCCCCCCGACTCTCAACAGTCGTAATACAGCCGGAACTCCCAGGGGTGGGGGCGGAGGCGGATGGCGTCGACCTCGCGTAGCCGCTTGTAGCTGATCCAGTCCTCGAGCAAGCCCTCGGTGAACACGTCGCCGGCGAGCAGGAACTCGTGGTCGGCTTCCAGCGCGGCCAGTGATTCCTCCAACGAGCCTGGCACCGAAGGCACCTTGGCCAGCTCCTCCGGGGGCAGGTCGTACAGGTCCTTGTCGACCGGGGCGCCGGGGTCCAGCTTTCGGGCGATTCCGTCGAGGCCGGCCATCAGCATCGCCGCAAAGGCGAGGTGGGCGTTCGCCGACGGGTCGGGGCACCGGAACTCGAGCCGCTTGAGGGCAGGCTTGCGGCTGTAGACCGGGATCCGCACCGCCGCCGACCGGTTCCGCTGGCTGTAGACCAGGTTCACCGGCGCCTCATACCCTGGAACCAGCCGTCGGTACGAGTTGGTGGTCGGGGCAGCGAAGGCCAACAGCGCGGCGGCGTGGGTCAACAGGCCGCCGATGTAGTGCCGAGCCATGTCGGACAAGCCGGCGTAGCCCTTCTCGTCGTAGAACAGGGGCTTGCCGTCGAGCCACAGGCTCTGGTGAACATGCATCCCCGAGCCGTTGTCCTGGAAGATCGGCTTCGGCATGAACGTGACCGTTTTGCCGTAGAGGGTGGCGGTGTTCTTGACGATGTACTTGAACATCGTCACCTTGTCGGCTGTTGCCAACAGCGAACCGTAACGGATGTCGATCTCGGCCTGGCCCGCAGTACCCACCTCGTGATGCTGCACTTCGACGTCGATGCCGGCGTCGATCAGGCGTGCCGCCATTTCGGACCGCAGATCCTGAAAGTGATCGGTGGGAGGCACCGGGAAGTAGCCCTCCTTGTATCCCGGCTTGTAGCCGAGGTTCCCCCCGGGCTCGTCGGCGCCGGTATTCCAGGCCCCCTCGACCGAGTCGACCTCGTAGAAGCCGGAGAACTGGTTCTGATCGAACCTCACCGAGTCGAGGATGTAGAACTCGGCCTCCGGTCCCCAGTAGGACACATCGGCCAGACCGGTGGACTTGAGGTAGGCCTCCGCCTTCTGGGCGATGAAGCGCGGGTCCTTCTCATAGGGCTGGCCGGTGACCGGATCACGGACCCAGCAGTAAAGGATCAGGGTGCGTCGATCGCGGAACGTGTCTTCGACCGCGGTGTCCGGGTCGGGGACGAGCAGCATGTCCGACTCCTGGATCTCCTGGAAGCCGCGAATCGAGGAGCCGTCGAATCCGAACCCCTCGGTGAACGCCTCCTCGTCGACCTGGCTCACCGGAACCGTGAAGTGCTGCACCTGGCCGGGGAGGTCGATGAACCTGAGATCGACGAACTCGTACGCGCCTTCCGCCAGCATCTTCACCACGTCTTTGGGTGACGCCATTGACCGACTCCTTCCGTTCCCTGGTGCGACGAGCCTTTGTAGTTCAAGCTCGTTTCCCGACGGTTGCCGATGTGTGAACACTCTGTTTCGTGCCCGCCCCCACCTTCTCAACCGGAGGCGCCCCCCGTACGATGACCCGCCGGGAGGTCAAATGGGCAAGCAAGAGGAATACGTTCTCCGCACCGTCGAAGAGCGCGGCATTCGCTTCATCCGGCTGTGGTTCACCGATGTCCTCGGGTTCCTCAAGTCGTTCGCCATCACCCCCGCCGAGCTGGAGACCGCGTTCGACGAGGGAATGCAGTTCGACGGCTCGGCGATCAATGGATTCTCCCGGGTGCAGGAGGCGGACATGCTGGCGCACCCGGACCCGACCACCTTTCAGATCCTCCCCTGGCGTTCGGACCAGGCGGGGGTGGCCCGGATGTTCTGCAACATCACCACTCCTGACAACGAGCAATTCGAGGGCGATCCCCGGTCGGTGCTGCAACGCAACCTGCAGCGAGCGGCCGACCTGGGCTACTCGTTCATGGTGGGGCCCGAGGTGGAGTACTTCTACTTCGCCGACGCGGGGCCGGTGCCGCAGACCCTCGACCGCGGCGGCTACTTCGACCTGACCCCCCTCGACGTCGCCCAGGAGTACCGGCGCCGGACGATCATGGCCCTCGAAAATCTCGGTATCCCGGTGGAAGCCTCACATCACGAGGTCGCCCCCAGCCAGCACGAGCTCGACCTGCGGTACACGGATGCCCTCACCATGGCCGACAGCTTCATGACCACCCGACTGGCGGTGAAGGAGGTGGCCATGGAGCACGGGATCCATGCCACCTTCATGCCCAAGCCGATCGAAGCAGTCGACGGCAGCGGGCTCCACCTTCACCTGTCGCTGTTCGAAGGCGACCGCAACGCGTTCCACGAGGCCGGGGCGGAGTATGGGCTGTCGAAAGTCGCCAGGGGCTTCATCGCCGGGCTGCTCCACCACGGACGGGAGATCACCGCGGTCACCAACCAGTGGGTGAATTCCTACAAGCGGTTGGTGTCGGGGTTCGACGCCCCGGTGTGGATCACCTGGGCCCGCAACAACCAGTCGGCGCTGGTGCGGGTGCCGACGCCGAAGAAGGGCAAGCCGGCAAGCACGCGCATCGAATACCGATCCCCCGACCCGGCTTGCAACCCGTACCTGGCGTTCTCGGTGATCCTCGCCGCCGGCCTCGCCGGGATCGAGGGCAATTACGACCTTCCGCCGGAAGTGGCATCGAACGTCAAGGGCATCACCCCGGAAGAACTGGCGGCAAACGGGGTCAATCGAATCCCCGACAACCTGGCCTCGGCGCTCGACGCCATGGAGGGCTCGGAACTGGTTGCCGAGGCATTGGGCGAGCACCTGTTCGAGTGGTTCCTGCGGAACAAACGTGTCGAATGGGACAGATACCAGCGTCACGTGAGCCGGTACGAACTCGAGGAGTACCTGCCGATCCTCTAGATCCCGCCGCTCGACACGGGGTCCCGGCGAGAGAAACAGTTGACGCACCGCCGTAGGAAGCCGACAGTCATTTACAGTCGACCCTGAGATACCAAATGCACGCTGCCGTCTACCCCCTCCAGCCTTCCGCCGAGTTGCTGCGCGGCCTGGCCGACGCCGGTTTCAGGGCGACGCCGGTGGCTGATGCAGCCGCGGTCGCCGAATCCGCACCGGAAGAAGGATGGTCGCTGATCGTCGTGGAACTCGGCGACGATCAGCTCGCCGGACTGGCCGCCTCCCGGCGCATCCGCGACGAGGGCTCGGCTCCCGTCCTAGTCGTCATCCCGCGACCCGTATCCCTCGATCTGGCGGGGGGCGACTTCGACGACTTCATCGTTTCCCCCTTCGACCCATCGGAGCTGGCTGCTCGGGCGAATCGCCTGGCAGTGCCTGCGTTGGGCACCGGCTCAGAAGAGGTCATCTGTTTCAAGGACCTGGCCTTGAACCTCGCCACCTACCAGGCGACCGTGGGCGCCGAACCGGTCGACCTGACCTACATGGAATACGAACTGCTGCGGTTCTTCGCCACCAACCCGGGCCGGGTGTGGTCTCGTGAGCAATTGCTAAGCCGGGTCTGGGGCTACGACTACTTCGGCGGCGCCCGCACCGTCGATGTTCATGTGAGGCGACTGCGGGCGAAACTCGGCGAGGAACGCTCATCGTGGATCACAACCGTCAGGAGCGTTGGCTACCGGTTTGGTTGACCGGGGTGGTGGGGGACGAAGGTCCAGTGAACTACGCCGGAGCCGTTGCGCATCCCGTCCCCCGACCCGCGCCACTTGAATCCAGGTATCTCCGAGTGGAACCGAAACCATTCGGCGGCCCTCACGCTGAACTTCCATTGCCTGCCATCGCCGAACAACACCCACACTCCACTCGACCCCGTCGAGCCCACCACCGAGGCAAGAAGGGCGAGCAGGATGACACCGACCAGCAGCAGATTCACCGAGAAGGCAACGAATTCGGACGCCACCACCACCGCCGCTCCAGCGAAGGTGAGCAGCCACCTCAGCCAATCCCATCCGCCGTTGTCGACCCGAATCGCCACCACCTCGTCGAGCGGTGCCGACGCCACCACATGGATCGCCCGACCGCCGATCCCCGGGCGCCGGAACACCACCAGATGAGATTGGGTGATGCCGAGTGCCTTGCGGCCTCCGCGAGGGTGGGGGGAAGCCCGACGAATGATCCGCCACTCCAGAACCCTCCCGACGACGAGGGCTATCGCCGCCCCCGCCACGGCCAGCAGCCGGCCCGAGCCCACGTCGAACATGCTGTGGATCGCCAGGCCGCCGAACAGCCCTCCGACCAGCCATGCCCAGTTGTTGTGAAACCGGTCGGGCGAAACGGTCCGCACCGAGATACCCGCCAGCAGGGCACCGAGACCACCGGCCAACTCCCGAGGCCGCGCCATCACGGGAACACCTCGACCTTCGCGCCGTCGAGTCGGCGAAGACGGTCACGATGCATCCGCACCCCGTAGAAGAACGCCAGCAGCATCAGCACAAGGTAAGTGACCGTGACCCCGGGGCGAATCGAGTCGAAGGGATCGAATTCAGGCAAGGACGCGAGCTGTGCGTCGAAGATCTCACCGACTAGATCGTGGGATACGCCCTCGAATCCGATTCCGAATACGTACGCCCGATTTGCGCCGTAGACCCACTTCTTCACGCCGGAGTCGGATGCCACCTCGAGGGTCACCGACGCGCTCGCCACTTCCTCGAACTCCCGCGTCCAGCTCAATCTCCACTCTTCCATGGTTCTCCGCAGTCGTCGGGCACCCGCGAGCGGATTCGCCAGCTCGTTCCCGGTATAGAAGAGGCCCACCGCCACCCTCGCCGAATCCTTCTCCCAGACGTGGACCCAGCCCGATACCGATGGAAGCACTGAGAAGTTCGGTCGAACCAGGTCGGCGTTCGCTCCGACCAGGGCATCGTCCAGGGGCCCCTCGAACACCAGTACCCAACCCGGCTCCCCGAGGTCCTCGATGATCTCCTGGCTTGGTTGACGCGTCTCGGCACATCCCGAAAGCAGGGCGGACATGGCAACGAGACCCGCCAGAAGGCGGACTCCTTGACCCTTGGTCGCCAGTCTCATCAGCAAAGGGTACCGACCGTTTCGCCCTCCGCAGATGGTGCGCTGGTCATGGGGGAATCCGCCTGGCGGATGGGCACTGTGGCGGGATCGGGGTACGGTGAACCCATGGATATCCAGCGGTTCTTGACGCGGGCAGCCCCCAGGCCCGACGCCGTCGCGATGGCTCGAGACCACTGGTCGGGGTATCGACGGTGATCGTGGCCATCATCGGCCCGATCTTCGCCGTCACCTGACCTGCCGGGTGGTCAGCCGCCCGTCGTGCGGAGCATCCAGGCGGTCTTCTCGTGGATCTCGACGCGCCCGGTCGCGAGATCGACGGTGGCGATATCTCCGGCCGGTTCGGCCCTGTCGACCACAGCCCGGGCGGTACGAGCCACAGTCTCGTGGCCGGCGGCGAGGTCCCGCACCATGTCGAGCGCCTCGGGGATCTTCTCGGCCTCCTCGATCGAGGTGAGCTCGCCAAATGCCTTATACGACGCCGGAGCGGGCCGCCCGAGAGCGCGGATGCGCTCGGCGATCACGTCGACGGCATCCCGCAACTCGAGGTACTCGGTCTCGAACATGGCATGAAGTGCAGGGAACATCGGCCCGGTGACGTTCCAGTGATAGTTCTGAGTCTTCAGATATAGGGTGTAGCTGTCTGCCAACAGCACCGAGAGCGCATCGGCTATCTCGATCCTCGCGCCCTCCTCGATGTCGAAGCTCATGAAACCTCCCCCGTTGCTTGGGCTCAACCTATCTCACCCCGGCCTCCGGGGGGGGAGTACGGGAACCCTCCGGGTTCCTTGGGAAGGGGGGCGGCTGACCCTGCGAGCAGGACTGGTCCCGTGTCTTGAAGAGGGTGGTTTGACCGCACGCTGCCTCCGGGCCCCCTCCGTCACCGCCGAAGACGGCAGGGGAGGACGCCCTTGTTCGCCCAATCCGCCGGTAAGGTCGGCCCATGAGCGAGAACGCCGATGGCGGGCCCCTCAGCAGTGAGGACATGATCGAACGCGCCAGGGGCCGACAGACTGCATCGAGCGAGAGCCTGATCGAGCAGGCGAAGAACGCAGTCGCCGAGACGCCGGACATCGGTCTCGAAGAGATCGAGATTTCGATCCCGGTCGCCGAGAACTTCCCGAAGCCGCGGCCAACCATCCAGACCGGTCGGCCGCGCCGGGTCGTGCGTCCACCCGCCCGGCTGCCCCAGGGCCCGATCTCGACGGACAAGGCACCCCGTGCCCTGGTGATCGCGGTTGCAGTGTTGATCCTGCTGATCGCGGTCGGAGTCGTCGTCGCCGCACTGACCGCCGTGCCGTAAGGCCTAGTGCAGGCCGTCCGACGGGGCGGTGTACTCGATCTCGATCTCGTCCCAGACGTGGATCGGCATCCCCACCTTCACCCGCGCCGCCTCGAGGTCGTACCCGCCCTCTTCGGCCCATGGCCGCAAAAAGTCCATGTCCCAGGTGGGCACTCGTATGCAACCGTGCGACGCCGGGTAGTTGGGGACGCTGGGATATCCATGGATTCCGTAGTTCCACTCACCGTGCTGCCCGCGGTACCAGATGAACTTGTAGATCGACCACTCACCGGGCCGGGGCGACCAGCCTCGGCCATACCGATGCTCCCCGATGAAGGCGCTTCCCTCCTCGAGCCTGGCCGTGCGCGGAGTCACGCTGGAGTTGCAGCCATCTTCGGTCCGGCAACCCACCGTGCCGCGGCCGGCCCCGGTACTCACCGGCATGATCGCTTCGACCTTCCCTTGCTCGACCAGATAGAGCACCTGATGGCCGATGTCGACCTCCACCCGATCGGGTTGATCCTCACGCAAGGTCGGGGGGCGGGGGACGAACGCCCGGAGGAGGTCCCAGTCCTCGGCAACCCAGTCCAACGGCGGGGGATTGGCGATCCAATCTGCTCGGGCGGTGGCCGGATTGGTGTGTGCCGGGCCGGTCAGTTTGTGAAAGGTGACGACGGCGTACTGGGTCTTGGCGTCGTACACCCCGCTCATCGGCCCGCGATAGAGCTTCCGCTCGGTCAACAGCCATTGGAGGGTGAACACCGACCAGGTGGCGTCGCCGGGGCACAGGTCGCCGTCGCGACGAACCTCGGCGGGAACCTCACACGGGTTGCGTCGCTCGGTCCAGTCGATCGGGAGCGTTCTGCCGGCCAGGGTGGAACCGGGGTGAAGCCCGTTCGAGTAGACAGCAACCGCCCCGAGGTCGCCCGAAGCGGGGGCAGGCACCAGGGTGATAGCCAGCATGGCGACGGCGACGACGATCCCGCCGCGGGAGGTAGCCGCCTCTAGACGCCTCGCCGCCAATTGAACCTCCTCGAAAAGCTGAGGGTAATCGATCG
Coding sequences within:
- a CDS encoding glutamine synthetase family protein is translated as MGKQEEYVLRTVEERGIRFIRLWFTDVLGFLKSFAITPAELETAFDEGMQFDGSAINGFSRVQEADMLAHPDPTTFQILPWRSDQAGVARMFCNITTPDNEQFEGDPRSVLQRNLQRAADLGYSFMVGPEVEYFYFADAGPVPQTLDRGGYFDLTPLDVAQEYRRRTIMALENLGIPVEASHHEVAPSQHELDLRYTDALTMADSFMTTRLAVKEVAMEHGIHATFMPKPIEAVDGSGLHLHLSLFEGDRNAFHEAGAEYGLSKVARGFIAGLLHHGREITAVTNQWVNSYKRLVSGFDAPVWITWARNNQSALVRVPTPKKGKPASTRIEYRSPDPACNPYLAFSVILAAGLAGIEGNYDLPPEVASNVKGITPEELAANGVNRIPDNLASALDAMEGSELVAEALGEHLFEWFLRNKRVEWDRYQRHVSRYELEEYLPIL
- a CDS encoding NifU N-terminal domain-containing protein, which encodes MPVSVSQTPNPNALKFTVGADFPSPKSFAAGQATDDPVAAPIIAIPGVTSVFMSADFVTVSKSPDAYWDEIAPAVSEILEAHYG
- the glnA gene encoding type I glutamate--ammonia ligase is translated as MASPKDVVKMLAEGAYEFVDLRFIDLPGQVQHFTVPVSQVDEEAFTEGFGFDGSSIRGFQEIQESDMLLVPDPDTAVEDTFRDRRTLILYCWVRDPVTGQPYEKDPRFIAQKAEAYLKSTGLADVSYWGPEAEFYILDSVRFDQNQFSGFYEVDSVEGAWNTGADEPGGNLGYKPGYKEGYFPVPPTDHFQDLRSEMAARLIDAGIDVEVQHHEVGTAGQAEIDIRYGSLLATADKVTMFKYIVKNTATLYGKTVTFMPKPIFQDNGSGMHVHQSLWLDGKPLFYDEKGYAGLSDMARHYIGGLLTHAAALLAFAAPTTNSYRRLVPGYEAPVNLVYSQRNRSAAVRIPVYSRKPALKRLEFRCPDPSANAHLAFAAMLMAGLDGIARKLDPGAPVDKDLYDLPPEELAKVPSVPGSLEESLAALEADHEFLLAGDVFTEGLLEDWISYKRLREVDAIRLRPHPWEFRLYYDC
- the folE gene encoding GTP cyclohydrolase I FolE is translated as MEASRDEVYDAEIEGHVKAILERLGEDSHREGLLRTPLRVAKALDFLTSGYSTTLDEVVNSAVFESDADEMVLVKDVEFYSLCEHHLLPFFGKAHVAYMPNKKIIGLSKIARIIDLFGRRLQVQERLTNQIADAIEDVLHPHGVAVVMEGSHFCMLMRGVQKQGSSMVTSAMRGGFRQNPSSRAEFLELIKD
- a CDS encoding DNA starvation/stationary phase protection protein, producing MSFDIEEGARIEIADALSVLLADSYTLYLKTQNYHWNVTGPMFPALHAMFETEYLELRDAVDVIAERIRALGRPAPASYKAFGELTSIEEAEKIPEALDMVRDLAAGHETVARTARAVVDRAEPAGDIATVDLATGRVEIHEKTAWMLRTTGG
- the folB gene encoding dihydroneopterin aldolase produces the protein MDRIVIEGLLVRGIVGINPEERKNLQDIIIDVTLSVDTRPAAASDDIADAINYRTVTKAIIEHVETGKPMLVERLAAEIASLCLDFDSRIEQVEVEVHKPGALRFAESVGVVITRDREGGA
- a CDS encoding SDR family oxidoreductase, with the translated sequence MDLQGKTALVTGGAKRVGKAIVLGLARAGCNLVLHYNTSAGEAEATAAEARALGAQVVLVRADLVADAARAMAGAAELAPVEILINSAAGFPVDTILDIAPDTFDHTIAVNLRAPILLTAAFARALPDDRQGAVVNLTDWRTQRPYGNHFSYTVSKGGIDTFTVGAAEALAPRIRVNAVALGAILPPPGKGSAYLKELANEIPVEHVGGTDPVVEAVLFLLRNDFITGEILRVDGGAHLR
- a CDS encoding response regulator transcription factor, whose protein sequence is MHAAVYPLQPSAELLRGLADAGFRATPVADAAAVAESAPEEGWSLIVVELGDDQLAGLAASRRIRDEGSAPVLVVIPRPVSLDLAGGDFDDFIVSPFDPSELAARANRLAVPALGTGSEEVICFKDLALNLATYQATVGAEPVDLTYMEYELLRFFATNPGRVWSREQLLSRVWGYDYFGGARTVDVHVRRLRAKLGEERSSWITTVRSVGYRFG